From the genome of Candidatus Paceibacterota bacterium, one region includes:
- a CDS encoding glycogen-binding domain-containing protein: MAKADEAKSVQEFFYSAPEANSVQLVGDFTHWQRQPINLAKGPGGVWKTSVNLAPGTYHYRFLVDGQWRDDPQCTLRIPNIFGTNNMVREVGGGAEVEAQAQSAARKPGRRRASKNG, from the coding sequence ATGGCGAAAGCAGACGAAGCAAAGTCGGTTCAGGAGTTCTTTTACAGCGCTCCTGAGGCGAATAGTGTTCAGCTGGTAGGGGACTTCACGCATTGGCAACGCCAGCCCATCAATTTGGCCAAAGGGCCCGGTGGGGTCTGGAAGACGTCTGTGAATCTGGCCCCCGGCACCTACCACTACCGGTTCCTCGTGGACGGGCAATGGCGCGATGATCCACAATGCACGCTCAGAATTCCTAACATCTTCGGAACAAACAACATGGTGCGCGAGGTGGGCGGCGGAGCGGAGGTTGAGGCTCAGGCGCAATCTGCGGCAAGGAAACCCGGCCGGCGCAGGGCCAGCAAGAACGGTTAG
- a CDS encoding heparinase II/III family protein: protein MSMKPSPATPPNTTRQLAAFCAVLASAFIGFSAEPPSQEQILQKAAPIPGHPRLFWTARDEAGVREKIKSDRQMKAVWEAVRLTADEMLTEPAVTYRKDGRRLLGRSREALGRMMHLAFAFRVTGDQRYAERAMAEMKAMAAMPNWNPSHFLDTAEMTMAIAVGYDWLYEQLSPELRQASREAIETKGLGQYLKPGARLGWEHGRNNWNQVCHAGMVAGALALLEANPDRAAEVVRRALVGLPYAMKVYNPDGTYPEGPSYWNYGTSFNVMLITMLESVFGTDFDLSRSPGFLKSGEFMLNIIGPTRRTFSFSDCGTGTGFSPAMTWFAARTDRPDLLWFETEMLERELAAIRKSKGRQQGGRFLPLVLVWAKAGLKPEPPAALNWLGQGQNPLGVFRSSWTDTNAVFLAIKAGTPSASHGHMDIGSFILDADGARWSLDLGAQDYNALEQRGVNLWDFRQGSERWSIFRYHNRAHSTLLVDEAEQVVTSQAPISEFSADPKNAYAVVDMSATYAGQLAGAKRRFALQPDRRVVIEDQLTGGAKPAKVRWGMVTPARLKADGPNRAWLEQDGKRLRLEVLSPAEVEIESWPADPPPRDYDKRNPGVSIVGFTVPIEAGEKLGLKVLLQPGASAGKQD from the coding sequence ATGAGCATGAAACCGAGCCCGGCCACACCGCCGAACACCACGCGCCAGCTCGCCGCATTCTGTGCGGTGCTGGCCTCCGCCTTCATCGGGTTTAGCGCCGAACCGCCTTCCCAGGAGCAGATCCTGCAAAAGGCTGCGCCGATCCCGGGGCATCCGCGGCTGTTTTGGACCGCCCGGGACGAGGCGGGCGTGCGCGAGAAGATCAAGTCCGACCGGCAGATGAAGGCGGTTTGGGAAGCGGTGCGCCTCACGGCGGATGAGATGCTGACGGAACCCGCGGTAACTTACCGGAAGGATGGACGGCGGCTGCTGGGGCGGTCGCGTGAGGCGCTGGGGCGCATGATGCATCTTGCTTTCGCCTTCCGCGTGACGGGCGACCAGCGCTACGCGGAGCGCGCGATGGCGGAAATGAAGGCCATGGCCGCCATGCCGAACTGGAACCCATCCCATTTCCTTGACACGGCGGAAATGACGATGGCCATCGCGGTGGGTTACGACTGGCTATACGAGCAACTGTCGCCCGAGTTGCGCCAGGCGAGCCGCGAGGCCATTGAAACAAAGGGATTGGGCCAATATCTGAAGCCGGGGGCGAGGCTCGGCTGGGAGCATGGGCGGAATAACTGGAACCAGGTTTGCCATGCCGGGATGGTCGCGGGCGCGCTGGCGCTGCTCGAAGCCAACCCGGACCGGGCGGCGGAGGTGGTGCGGCGCGCGCTCGTTGGCCTGCCCTACGCCATGAAAGTCTATAATCCGGACGGGACTTACCCGGAAGGTCCCAGTTATTGGAACTACGGCACGAGCTTCAACGTGATGCTGATCACGATGCTCGAATCGGTGTTCGGCACCGATTTCGACCTTAGCCGCAGCCCGGGTTTCCTGAAGTCGGGCGAGTTCATGCTGAACATCATTGGCCCAACGCGCCGGACGTTCAGCTTCAGCGACTGCGGCACGGGCACGGGTTTTTCTCCGGCTATGACATGGTTTGCGGCGCGCACGGATCGGCCGGACCTGCTGTGGTTTGAAACGGAGATGCTCGAGCGGGAACTGGCTGCGATTCGGAAAAGCAAGGGCCGGCAGCAAGGGGGCCGGTTTCTTCCGCTGGTCTTGGTGTGGGCCAAGGCGGGGCTCAAGCCCGAGCCGCCGGCTGCTCTGAATTGGCTGGGACAGGGCCAGAACCCGCTGGGTGTCTTCCGCAGCTCCTGGACCGATACCAACGCGGTGTTCCTCGCGATTAAGGCCGGCACGCCTTCGGCCAGCCACGGGCACATGGATATTGGCTCGTTTATCCTGGATGCGGACGGCGCGCGATGGTCCCTCGACCTCGGCGCGCAGGACTATAACGCGCTGGAACAAAGGGGCGTCAACTTGTGGGACTTCCGACAGGGATCGGAACGCTGGAGCATCTTCCGCTACCATAACCGCGCGCACAGCACGTTGCTGGTAGATGAGGCGGAGCAGGTTGTGACCAGCCAGGCGCCCATATCCGAATTCTCCGCCGACCCGAAGAACGCCTACGCGGTGGTGGATATGAGCGCGACCTATGCCGGCCAGTTGGCCGGCGCCAAACGCCGCTTCGCGCTGCAACCGGACCGCCGGGTAGTGATCGAGGATCAACTCACCGGCGGGGCCAAGCCTGCCAAGGTGCGTTGGGGAATGGTAACGCCCGCCCGCCTGAAGGCCGACGGCCCCAACCGGGCCTGGCTGGAGCAAGACGGCAAACGCCTGCGGTTGGAAGTTCTGTCCCCCGCCGAGGTGGAGATTGAATCCTGGCCGGCCGATCCGCCGCCGCGAGACTACGATAAGCGCAACCCGGGCGTCAGCATCGTTGGCTTCACTGTGCCGATCGAGGCGGGAGAGAAGCTGGGGCTCAAGGTGTTGCTCCAGCCGGGGGCGAGTGCAGGAAAGCAGGATTAA
- the accD gene encoding acetyl-CoA carboxylase, carboxyltransferase subunit beta — protein MTTTSFTKRPLGLETPEPAVTPPPPTAPAAFVKKPKLPSRKSRKKDIPEGLWTKCPKCATMVFDKELDENLKVCAQCQYHFPIGARERIHSLVETCTFEEMDAGMTSVDVLKFTGVASYTAKLESYQKSTGLKDAVLTGICKIGEQRAALGVMDFSFLGGSMGSVVGEKLARLIEKASEKTLPLIIISTSGGARMYEGMFSLMQMAKTCGALAYHAQARLPYISVLTHPTTAGVMASFAGVGDLIIAEPGAMVGFAGPRVIKDTTQAELPPGFQTAEFLLDHGLIDAIVPRREMKTRLIEYLRYLTNGQR, from the coding sequence GTGACAACGACTTCCTTTACCAAGAGACCGCTGGGCCTGGAAACACCGGAGCCGGCGGTGACGCCGCCCCCGCCGACCGCCCCGGCGGCGTTCGTCAAGAAGCCCAAGCTGCCCAGCCGCAAGTCCCGGAAGAAAGACATTCCCGAGGGCCTGTGGACCAAGTGCCCGAAGTGCGCCACGATGGTCTTTGACAAGGAGCTGGATGAAAACCTGAAGGTGTGCGCGCAATGCCAGTATCACTTCCCCATCGGCGCCCGGGAACGGATCCATTCGCTGGTGGAGACCTGCACCTTCGAGGAGATGGACGCCGGGATGACCAGCGTGGACGTGCTCAAGTTCACCGGAGTGGCGTCCTACACCGCGAAGCTGGAAAGCTACCAGAAATCCACCGGCCTGAAGGACGCGGTGTTGACGGGCATCTGCAAGATCGGCGAGCAGCGGGCGGCGCTGGGCGTGATGGACTTCAGTTTCCTCGGCGGCTCCATGGGATCGGTGGTCGGCGAGAAACTGGCGCGGCTGATCGAGAAGGCTTCCGAGAAGACCTTGCCGCTCATCATTATTTCCACCAGTGGCGGGGCGCGCATGTACGAGGGCATGTTCAGCCTGATGCAAATGGCCAAGACCTGCGGCGCGCTGGCGTATCATGCCCAGGCCAGGCTGCCGTATATCAGCGTGCTCACGCATCCGACGACGGCTGGGGTGATGGCCAGCTTCGCCGGCGTGGGCGACCTGATCATCGCCGAACCGGGGGCCATGGTCGGATTCGCCGGCCCGCGTGTCATCAAAGACACTACCCAGGCGGAATTGCCGCCGGGTTTCCAGACCGCCGAGTTTTTGCTCGACCACGGTCTGATAGATGCCATTGTGCCGCGCAGGGAGATGAAGACGCGGCTAATCGAGTATCTCCGGTATCTGACCAACGGGCAGCGGTGA
- a CDS encoding YqgE/AlgH family protein — MAEKQKYLKGQLLLDSGQLLGSFFQRTVVLICQHDAEGAFGLVLNRASGSNVGEMIVADLPDTLKSFPLYVGGPVQPSALSFLLSDTFMADANVMPNLSLGHSVDDLLEMSESFSPTRKLKLFAGYAGWSPGQLEDEMKRKAWLKHPASLELVFDTAPEQLWQVILRRKGGLFRILAQAPEDLSHN, encoded by the coding sequence ATGGCAGAGAAGCAGAAATACTTGAAAGGTCAGTTGCTCCTGGACAGCGGCCAGTTGCTCGGGTCGTTCTTCCAGCGCACGGTGGTGTTGATTTGTCAGCACGACGCGGAGGGGGCCTTCGGCCTGGTGCTCAACCGCGCCTCCGGCAGCAACGTCGGCGAGATGATCGTCGCCGACCTGCCGGACACGCTCAAGAGCTTCCCGCTCTACGTGGGCGGGCCGGTCCAGCCGTCGGCGCTCAGTTTCCTGCTCTCGGACACCTTCATGGCGGACGCCAACGTGATGCCCAACCTCAGCCTGGGCCATTCAGTGGATGACCTGTTGGAAATGAGCGAGTCGTTTTCGCCGACGCGCAAGCTCAAGCTCTTCGCCGGCTACGCCGGCTGGAGTCCGGGCCAGCTCGAGGACGAGATGAAACGCAAAGCCTGGCTGAAGCATCCAGCCTCCCTCGAACTGGTATTCGACACCGCGCCCGAACAGCTCTGGCAGGTCATCCTGCGGCGGAAGGGCGGACTATTCCGGATTCTAGCCCAAGCGCCCGAGGATCTGTCACACAACTGA
- a CDS encoding PQQ-binding-like beta-propeller repeat protein gives MARRTGTGLASTNAPTGTTQRCHRAKVAAQAFLKAESRRDLVFVDKPALVCEMIWTMTDFAHPPGADLPDLSSTNAKTLMIGPMKKWCLSALLTAAITSPAWGMSVSGRVFADRNGDGVAQATEPGLGRVAVSDGNAVVLTSKRGDYQLETEPGRLVFVTLPRGYRASRSFYATAAAGKAADFGLVDWEASRRSGVRFVQITDIHITQKEDTVSTFSEDIEEINALQPAAAFVIATGDLVNNGKETPEFENYVRAMAGFRIPLFNVPGNHDVKAPGSMAHYHQYLGPDHYSFNVGDGHFVMLNCMSFDEQQKAWIEKDLAAAPKGAARVFALHYLPTRRQVEYLKQLGAVAVLSGHWHGNRVEQGLGVLDLNTPPLRFGGIDRHPRSFRLLEIKGGKVDNELRLGGFKHHAAVVSPSGTCVTEKNRLPVVVNAYDSRIEVAAVECRAAGRRVALKRASPWTWLGDLKLPAGARGEQTLVADIRAVNGETWQAEASFQLADQAGSATEPKPPLQLKWAASTGGFIGISSPRKGNDCVAVGIDDQGDLKRCGVSAFAASGKRLWHFATDSAVKNNIAAADGRIFATSVAGWLYALDEATGKLLWKAELDRERERWEVAATTAHDGVVYVGAHSYIAAFETQTGRRIWDKRHGQSDWWPSSYTVPTIAGRKLLLTTRNGAWALDAKTGEMLWKLDGRFNGCLAVGNTLYTTRNNALCALDLAGGKLLWTGKEQVGDTASAPALAGDKLVMGTADGRVCAFATTDGSLLWAAQTGPSLSSLQPYQRGGSDVNSSPAILGDTVYVGASDGAVHALRLADGAKLGSYSLGVPIASSPFIAGDRLYLGGYDGNLYAFAVGK, from the coding sequence GTGGCCCGCCGCACTGGCACCGGCCTCGCCAGCACAAATGCCCCGACCGGCACAACCCAGCGCTGCCACCGGGCGAAGGTGGCAGCGCAGGCATTTCTGAAGGCCGAAAGCCGGCGTGACCTCGTTTTCGTTGACAAGCCTGCGCTCGTCTGCGAAATGATCTGGACAATGACCGATTTTGCACACCCTCCGGGAGCAGATCTCCCCGACCTCTCCTCCACCAACGCGAAGACATTGATGATTGGGCCAATGAAGAAATGGTGCCTATCCGCGCTGCTCACTGCGGCCATAACCAGCCCGGCGTGGGGTATGTCAGTATCGGGCCGGGTGTTCGCGGACCGGAACGGCGATGGCGTGGCCCAGGCAACGGAGCCTGGACTGGGCCGGGTCGCGGTCTCCGACGGCAACGCGGTGGTGCTCACTTCGAAGCGCGGTGATTACCAACTGGAGACAGAGCCCGGCCGGCTGGTGTTTGTCACGCTGCCTCGGGGCTACCGGGCGAGCCGGAGCTTCTATGCCACGGCGGCGGCGGGCAAAGCCGCGGACTTCGGGCTGGTGGACTGGGAAGCGTCGCGCCGTAGCGGGGTGCGGTTTGTGCAGATCACGGATATCCACATCACACAGAAGGAGGATACCGTCAGCACGTTCAGCGAGGACATCGAGGAGATCAACGCGTTGCAGCCGGCGGCCGCGTTTGTGATCGCCACGGGCGACCTGGTGAACAATGGAAAGGAAACGCCCGAGTTCGAGAACTACGTGCGCGCGATGGCCGGGTTCCGGATTCCGCTCTTCAACGTGCCCGGCAACCACGACGTCAAGGCTCCCGGTTCGATGGCCCATTACCATCAGTACCTGGGGCCCGACCATTACTCATTCAACGTCGGGGACGGCCACTTCGTCATGCTCAACTGCATGAGCTTCGATGAGCAGCAAAAGGCCTGGATCGAGAAAGACCTGGCCGCGGCGCCGAAGGGGGCGGCGCGGGTGTTCGCGCTGCATTACCTGCCGACGCGCCGGCAGGTGGAATACCTCAAGCAGCTTGGCGCCGTGGCGGTGCTTAGCGGGCATTGGCACGGGAACCGGGTCGAGCAGGGCCTGGGCGTGCTGGACTTGAACACACCGCCGCTGCGGTTCGGCGGAATTGATCGGCATCCGCGCAGCTTCCGCCTCCTGGAGATCAAGGGCGGCAAGGTGGACAATGAACTGCGCCTGGGCGGTTTCAAACATCATGCGGCGGTGGTGTCACCCAGTGGAACTTGTGTAACGGAAAAGAACCGGCTCCCCGTGGTGGTCAACGCCTACGACAGCCGCATCGAGGTCGCCGCCGTGGAGTGCCGCGCGGCGGGCCGGCGCGTGGCGCTCAAGCGCGCCAGTCCGTGGACGTGGCTGGGCGATTTGAAGCTGCCGGCCGGAGCCCGGGGAGAGCAAACGCTGGTAGCCGACATCCGCGCCGTTAACGGCGAGACGTGGCAAGCGGAGGCCAGCTTCCAGCTTGCTGATCAGGCGGGCTCTGCCACTGAACCCAAGCCGCCGCTGCAGTTGAAGTGGGCCGCTTCCACCGGCGGCTTTATCGGCATCTCCTCGCCGCGAAAGGGCAACGACTGCGTGGCGGTGGGCATTGATGACCAGGGCGATCTCAAGCGCTGCGGCGTGTCGGCCTTCGCCGCCAGCGGCAAGCGCCTATGGCACTTTGCCACCGACAGCGCCGTGAAGAACAACATTGCCGCCGCCGACGGGCGCATATTCGCGACGAGCGTGGCGGGCTGGCTCTACGCCCTCGACGAGGCCACCGGCAAGCTGTTGTGGAAAGCCGAGCTGGACCGCGAGCGCGAGCGTTGGGAAGTCGCCGCCACCACCGCCCATGACGGAGTGGTTTATGTCGGAGCGCACTCCTACATCGCCGCCTTCGAGACGCAGACCGGCCGCCGCATCTGGGACAAGCGCCACGGCCAGAGCGACTGGTGGCCCAGCAGTTACACCGTGCCGACCATCGCCGGCCGCAAGCTGCTCCTCACCACTCGCAACGGCGCCTGGGCCCTCGACGCCAAGACCGGCGAAATGCTCTGGAAACTGGACGGGCGGTTCAACGGCTGCCTGGCCGTCGGCAATACTCTCTACACGACGAGGAATAACGCCCTCTGCGCGTTGGACCTGGCCGGCGGCAAACTCCTTTGGACCGGCAAAGAACAAGTCGGCGATACCGCCTCCGCGCCCGCACTCGCGGGCGATAAGCTGGTCATGGGCACCGCCGACGGCCGTGTCTGCGCCTTCGCGACCACGGATGGCTCGCTCCTCTGGGCCGCGCAAACGGGCCCCAGCCTCTCGTCATTGCAGCCCTACCAGCGCGGCGGCAGCGACGTGAACAGTTCCCCAGCCATTCTGGGCGACACCGTCTATGTCGGCGCCAGCGACGGCGCGGTCCATGCCCTCAGGCTTGCGGACGGCGCGAAGCTGGGGAGCTACTCCCTGGGTGTGCCGATCGCCTCATCACCCTTCATCGCCGGCGACCGTCTCTACCTTGGGGGCTATGACGGCAACCTGTACGCGTTTGCGGTGGGCAAGTAG
- a CDS encoding ComF family protein has protein sequence MRTLGALADSIKGWLDAGLALLYPEVCQLCEQARATPAESFVCSGCRARVRFIQPPLCERCGRPFEGDITTQFECANCQELDWHFSWARSAVAARGVVLETMKGYKYRGALWFEPFLAELLIRAAGPVLDGQKPDMIVPVPLYPAKEREREFNQAERLADRLGAATQIPVSKRLLRRVRPTRTQTRLNRSERLSNVRNAFALREGQQLNGERIVLLDDVFTTGATTGACARVLVEAGAGEVCVWTVARGV, from the coding sequence ATGCGGACGCTGGGAGCGTTGGCGGATTCAATCAAGGGCTGGCTGGATGCCGGGTTGGCATTGCTCTACCCGGAGGTCTGCCAGCTTTGCGAGCAGGCGCGGGCGACGCCGGCGGAGAGCTTTGTGTGCAGCGGCTGCCGCGCCAGGGTGCGGTTCATCCAGCCGCCGTTGTGCGAGCGGTGCGGGCGACCGTTTGAGGGGGACATCACCACCCAATTCGAGTGCGCCAATTGCCAGGAGCTCGACTGGCATTTCAGTTGGGCTCGCTCCGCGGTGGCGGCGCGTGGAGTGGTGCTGGAGACGATGAAAGGCTACAAATACCGGGGAGCCCTGTGGTTCGAGCCGTTTCTGGCCGAGCTGCTGATTCGCGCGGCCGGGCCCGTGTTGGACGGGCAGAAGCCGGATATGATCGTGCCCGTGCCGCTGTATCCCGCCAAAGAGCGCGAACGCGAGTTCAACCAGGCTGAGCGCCTGGCCGACCGGCTGGGCGCGGCGACGCAGATCCCCGTGAGCAAACGGCTGCTGCGCCGCGTCCGCCCCACGCGCACCCAAACGCGGCTGAACCGCTCGGAGCGCCTGTCCAATGTCCGCAACGCCTTTGCCCTGCGCGAGGGACAGCAGTTGAATGGCGAGCGCATTGTCTTGCTGGATGACGTTTTCACTACGGGCGCGACGACCGGCGCCTGCGCCCGGGTGCTGGTGGAGGCTGGAGCGGGGGAAGTTTGCGTCTGGACAGTTGCCCGGGGAGTCTAG
- a CDS encoding serine/threonine-protein kinase has translation MFGKANRSGADEKPSAGPFGRFYLQELINSGGMADIWLATDERQKPYALRRMHERLRFNLLARRRFLRGADILSKIGDHDHIVGYVEHGSIKGQPYLLMDYVEASNLKELHARQDSVLLENVAQILIDMAEGLEHMHDNGFMHLDFKPENVLVSRNASVRLVDFDLAQPVPEKPKKASKRNPGTPAYMAPEQLQGKPITHRVDIFSYGVAAYELLTHQKPFPGDTPGEILSRQLDRTALVAPRQYNADIPASLEKVILRCLEYLPERRYPFVGVMVRELQAALYI, from the coding sequence GTGTTTGGCAAAGCGAACAGGTCGGGTGCTGACGAGAAGCCTTCGGCGGGGCCGTTTGGCCGGTTCTATTTGCAGGAGCTCATCAACAGTGGCGGCATGGCCGACATCTGGCTCGCGACGGATGAACGGCAGAAGCCCTACGCGCTGCGCCGCATGCACGAGCGGCTGCGCTTCAACCTCCTGGCCCGGCGGCGTTTCCTGCGCGGGGCCGACATCCTCTCCAAGATCGGCGATCACGACCACATTGTCGGCTACGTCGAGCACGGCTCCATCAAGGGGCAGCCTTACCTGCTGATGGACTACGTCGAGGCCTCCAACCTCAAGGAGCTCCACGCCCGCCAGGACTCCGTCCTGCTCGAGAACGTCGCCCAGATCCTTATAGACATGGCGGAGGGTCTCGAACACATGCATGACAACGGCTTCATGCACCTGGATTTCAAGCCCGAGAACGTCCTTGTCTCCCGCAACGCCAGCGTTCGACTCGTGGACTTTGACCTCGCCCAGCCGGTTCCGGAGAAGCCGAAGAAGGCGTCGAAGAGGAACCCGGGCACGCCCGCCTACATGGCGCCAGAGCAACTGCAAGGCAAGCCGATCACCCACCGCGTGGACATCTTTTCCTACGGCGTCGCCGCCTACGAGCTGCTCACTCACCAGAAGCCGTTTCCGGGCGACACCCCGGGCGAGATTCTGAGCCGGCAACTCGACCGCACCGCCCTGGTGGCGCCCCGCCAATACAATGCCGACATCCCCGCCAGCCTGGAAAAGGTTATCCTCCGCTGCCTGGAATACCTCCCCGAACGCCGTTACCCGTTCGTTGGGGTAATGGTCCGTGAACTTCAGGCCGCGCTTTACATCTAG
- the polA gene encoding DNA polymerase I, translated as MVKKLFLLDGMALAYRAHFAFIHRPILTSKGVNTSALYGFTQTLLDILQNQQPTHLGVAFDTAAPTQRHAEFADYKANREEMPEELSAALPHVRRMVEALNVPVLICDGYEADDIIGTLVRRAGQEGFQSYMVTSDKDFGQLVTAGTFIFKPSRSGEGAEVLGPPEIQARWGVQCPEQLVDVLALMGDASDNIPGVPGIGEKTAMKLIGQYGTLDNLLSHAGELTGRLKQTLETNREQALLSKRLATIICDAPCGVELDALKVQPPNEEKLKSLLVEFEFNSIGRRLFGEDFKAGRGGGLPKEEGTTQKPSAAAAGGTMGEQLVLVSETEGVAEEPIAEPAATSANLKTIAEVPHEYHLAATPADRARLIKTLQKLDSFCFDTETTSLDPKAARLVGLAFSFKPHTGYYVPVPQDAAGARRLLEEFRPVLESDAIEKAGHNLKFDISVLRWQGVSVGGKLFDTMIAHSLIEPEMRHGMDYLSEVYLAYTPIPITKLIGDPKAGQVNMADVPAAKAAEYSAEDADVTWQLRAVLEPLLKQKGQERVFYEVESPLIPVLVDMEFEGIKVDAAALAEFAAQLSKEMDEAEKTIYRLAGTTFNLNSPRQLGQVLFDLLKLGNAPKKTRTGQYATDEQTLTALAADHEIVQRLLEYRAASKLKSTYADALPEAIWPRTGRVHTTYNQVMTSTGRLNSQNPNLQNIPIRTERGQEIRKAFVPRGPRYRLLSADYSQIELRILAALSHEAAMLEAFEAGADIHAATAARVFGVPSDAVEPEMRRKAKMVNFGIAYGMSAFGLSQRLGIPRAEAGEIIDQYFRQFPGIRRYMDETIEFARKKGYVETVTGRRRYLRDIRSANNTIRGAAERNAINAPIQGTAADMIKLAMINLHRELARRNLKTRMLLQVHDELVFDLYLPEEQEVLPLVEEKMKTAIQLDVPMAVEMGTGGNWLEAH; from the coding sequence ATGGTGAAGAAGTTGTTCCTGCTGGATGGCATGGCGCTGGCGTATCGAGCGCACTTCGCGTTCATCCACCGCCCCATCCTCACCTCCAAAGGCGTCAACACCTCCGCCCTCTACGGCTTTACCCAAACGCTGCTGGACATCCTCCAGAACCAGCAGCCGACGCATTTGGGGGTTGCCTTCGACACCGCCGCGCCGACGCAGCGGCATGCGGAGTTCGCCGATTACAAGGCCAACCGGGAGGAGATGCCGGAGGAACTCAGCGCGGCGCTGCCCCATGTCCGGCGGATGGTGGAGGCGCTGAACGTCCCCGTGCTGATCTGCGACGGCTACGAAGCCGACGACATTATCGGCACGCTGGTCCGCCGCGCCGGGCAGGAAGGCTTTCAATCTTACATGGTTACATCCGACAAGGACTTCGGACAACTCGTCACCGCCGGCACCTTCATCTTCAAACCCTCGCGGAGCGGTGAGGGGGCGGAAGTGCTGGGCCCCCCGGAGATTCAGGCCCGCTGGGGTGTGCAATGCCCCGAGCAGCTTGTGGATGTGCTCGCGTTAATGGGCGACGCGTCGGACAATATCCCGGGAGTGCCGGGCATCGGCGAGAAGACGGCCATGAAGCTCATCGGGCAGTATGGCACGCTGGATAACCTGCTGTCGCATGCGGGCGAATTGACCGGGCGGCTCAAGCAAACCCTGGAGACGAACCGTGAGCAGGCGCTGCTCTCCAAACGCCTGGCCACGATCATCTGCGACGCTCCCTGTGGAGTCGAGTTGGACGCGCTGAAAGTGCAGCCTCCAAACGAAGAGAAACTGAAGAGCCTGCTGGTCGAGTTCGAATTCAACTCCATCGGGCGCCGTTTATTCGGCGAGGACTTCAAAGCCGGGCGCGGAGGGGGATTGCCGAAGGAAGAAGGCACAACGCAGAAGCCATCGGCGGCTGCGGCGGGTGGGACGATGGGCGAGCAGTTGGTGCTCGTGTCGGAGACTGAAGGTGTGGCGGAGGAACCGATAGCGGAACCGGCTGCGACCTCGGCGAACCTCAAGACCATCGCCGAGGTGCCGCACGAATATCATCTGGCGGCCACGCCCGCCGACCGCGCCAGGCTGATTAAGACCTTGCAGAAGCTCGACTCGTTCTGCTTCGACACCGAGACCACCAGCCTCGACCCCAAGGCCGCGCGCCTGGTGGGCCTGGCGTTTTCGTTCAAGCCACACACGGGTTATTACGTCCCTGTGCCGCAGGACGCAGCCGGGGCCCGGCGTCTGCTGGAGGAGTTCCGCCCGGTGCTGGAATCAGATGCGATCGAGAAAGCAGGGCACAACCTCAAGTTCGATATTAGCGTCCTGCGGTGGCAGGGCGTCTCGGTGGGCGGCAAGCTCTTCGACACGATGATCGCGCACAGCCTCATCGAGCCGGAAATGCGCCACGGCATGGATTACCTGTCCGAGGTCTATCTCGCCTACACGCCCATCCCGATCACCAAACTGATCGGCGATCCGAAGGCCGGCCAGGTTAACATGGCCGATGTGCCGGCGGCCAAAGCCGCCGAATACTCCGCCGAGGATGCCGACGTGACCTGGCAGCTCCGCGCGGTGCTCGAACCGCTTCTGAAGCAGAAGGGGCAGGAACGGGTCTTTTACGAGGTCGAATCCCCCCTCATCCCGGTGTTGGTGGACATGGAATTCGAGGGCATTAAGGTGGACGCCGCCGCGCTGGCCGAGTTCGCCGCACAGCTCTCCAAAGAGATGGATGAGGCGGAGAAGACCATTTACCGCCTTGCCGGGACCACGTTCAACCTCAATTCACCCCGCCAATTGGGCCAGGTCCTCTTCGACTTGCTCAAGCTCGGCAACGCCCCGAAAAAGACCAGGACCGGCCAATACGCCACCGACGAGCAAACGCTGACCGCGCTGGCCGCCGACCATGAAATCGTCCAGCGCCTGCTCGAATACCGCGCGGCCTCGAAACTCAAATCCACCTACGCCGACGCCTTGCCCGAGGCGATCTGGCCCAGGACCGGCCGCGTCCACACCACCTACAACCAGGTGATGACCTCCACCGGGCGGCTCAACTCCCAGAACCCGAACCTGCAGAACATCCCCATCCGCACCGAGCGAGGGCAGGAAATCCGCAAGGCCTTCGTGCCCCGTGGTCCCAGGTATCGGCTGTTGTCGGCGGACTATTCGCAGATCGAACTGCGCATCCTCGCCGCCCTCAGCCATGAGGCGGCCATGCTGGAAGCGTTCGAGGCCGGCGCGGACATCCACGCGGCGACCGCGGCAAGGGTGTTTGGCGTGCCTTCCGACGCGGTGGAGCCCGAGATGCGCCGCAAGGCCAAGATGGTCAACTTCGGCATCGCCTACGGCATGTCCGCCTTCGGTTTGTCACAGCGCCTCGGCATCCCGCGGGCTGAAGCGGGCGAGATCATAGATCAGTATTTCAGGCAATTCCCCGGCATCCGCCGCTACATGGACGAGACCATCGAGTTTGCACGAAAGAAGGGCTACGTGGAGACGGTCACCGGCCGCCGCCGTTACTTGCGCGACATCCGCTCCGCCAACAACACTATTCGTGGCGCCGCCGAGCGCAACGCCATCAACGCCCCCATCCAGGGCACCGCCGCGGATATGATCAAGCTGGCCATGATCAACCTCCACCGCGAGCTGGCCCGCCGGAACCTCAAGACCCGGATGCTCCTCCAGGTCCACGACGAACTCGTCTTCGACCTCTACCTGCCGGAAGAGCAGGAAGTCCTGCCGCTGGTCGAGGAGAAGATGAAGACGGCCATCCAGTTGGACGTGCCAATGGCGGTGGAGATGGGGACGGGCGGGAATTGGCTGGAAGCGCATTGA